A single region of the Gossypium arboreum isolate Shixiya-1 chromosome 12, ASM2569848v2, whole genome shotgun sequence genome encodes:
- the LOC128285263 gene encoding uncharacterized protein LOC128285263, whose protein sequence is MIENAIRCGRIEAGESAKRSTPRRKENDVNNTSMYNKPVTMSQPKVVTTSHQGFARRDFNPRPNTERVQFTPIPMSYKELYQSLFDAHVVSPFYLKSMQPPFPKWYDANAQCEYHAGATGHSIENCTTFKKLVERLINMGIVKFDDTPSAENSLPNHGDKGINAIIESSGKEIKMNVAEVNTPLKEVWKKIVEKGLVTQNSGDRHQGAKSYCEFHNQEDHEIQKCSKFRALVQGLMDNKELEFFKYVRNPEGTDVCASKEGSTRNACKINHPLVIISSLRTNEDGTQVAPKVVIQKPVAFPYKDSKREPKLPKKGSQQLSKGKKRQSGLNRQSMSAESRMKPKILKILKHSEINVVEQLHKQLARISVLALLLSSETHRSALMKVLNETYVAHDISVNKLDCLVNNISVDNFIFFNDSEIPPGEEDIITSVTSNAPYVRTDDEAIECSFRSLEFVNATFVIEENKVPTPRLSKTTRMGLQLMVGKGALPGRRLGRSLQ, encoded by the exons ATGATAGAGAACGCGATAAGATGTGGAAGGATTGAAGCAGGGGAAAGTGCTAAGAGATCAACCCCGAGAAGGAAAGAGAACGATGTGAACAACACGAGTATGTATAATAAGCCAGTCACTATGAGCCAACCAAAGGTGGTGACTACCAGCCATCAGGGCTTCGCAAGACGAGACTTCAACCCAAGGCCTAACACGGAAAGAGTCCAGTTTACGCCTATCCCGATGTCCTACAAGGAATTGTACCAAAGCTTATTCGATGCCCATGTAGTGTCGCCCTTCTATCTAAAGTCGATGCAACCCCCattccccaaatggtatgacgcaaatgcccaATGCGAATATCATGCAGGAGCCACAGggcactcgatagaaaactgcaccactttcaagaaGCTGGTTGAAAGACTTATCAACATGGGcatcgtgaaatttgatgatacaccTAGTGCAGAAAACTCATTACCTAATCATGGGGATAAGGGTATAAATGCCATAATCGAGAGTTCAGGGAAGGAAATTAAGATGAATGTTGCAGAAGTGAATACTCCGCTAAAAGAAGTATGGAAGAAAATAGTGGAAAAAGGGTTGGTAACACAGAATTCAGGGGACAGACACCAAGGAGCAAAAAGTTATTGCGAGTTCCATAATCAAGAGGACCATGAGATTCAGAAATGCAGCAAATTCAGGGCTCTAGTACAAGGGttaatggataataaggagctggaattcttcAAGTATGTTAGGAACCCAGAAGGAACAGACGTGTGTGCTTCAAAGGAAGGGTCAACGAGAAACGCTTGTAAAATCAACCACCCATTGGTTATCATATCAAGCTTAAGAACTAATGAAGACGGGACACAAGTCGCACCAAAAGTCGTGATCCAGaagcccgttgctttcccttataaagatagcaagagG GAACCAAAATTGCCGAAGAAAGGATCCCAACAGTTgagcaaaggaaagaaaagacAGTCGGGTTTGAATCGCCAGTCAATGAGTGCAGAATCGAGAATGAAGccgaaaattcttaaaattttaaaacacagTGAAATAAATGTCGTGGAACAACTACATAAGCAACTGGCTCGCATTTCGGTGCTAGCTTTACTTTTGAGCTCAGAAACACATCGGAGCGCGTTAATGAAAGTGCTGAACGAGACATACGTCGCGCATGACATCTCTGTCAACAAACTGGACTGCCTGGTCAACAATATCAGCGTcgacaattttattttctttaacgacAGCGAAATACCACCAGGAG AGGAAGACATCATTACATCTGTTACCAGCAACGCACCATATGTGAGGACAGATGATGAAGCCATAGAATGTTCTTTTCGATCATTGGAGTTTGTAAATGCGACCTTTGTTATCGAAGAAAATAAAGTACCGACACCCAGACTTTCCAAAACCACAAGAATGGGACTACAACTAATGGTTGGGAAGGGAGCCTTGCCAGGGAGAAGACTTGGAAGAAGCCTACAATGA